In Mesorhizobium sp. 113-3-3, a genomic segment contains:
- a CDS encoding TrmH family RNA methyltransferase — protein MDPIRIDDPRDSRVAAYLDIRERDLAGRQGRFVAEGKVVLDLLLSSGRFGAESVLVLENRLGGLNDILHKAPADLPVYVVASAVMDAIAGFHMHRGILAIGRKETPQAAAPLLDALPDQALVVVLVGIANHDNMGAIFRNAAAFGADAVLMDATCCDPLYRKAIRVSVGAALKIPFASFADTSDFTAMLAERRFEQFALSPRGRIDIRDARPAERLALYLGTEGEGLPESLLARLQTVRITMSKGFDSLNVAAASAIALHHFSHR, from the coding sequence ATGGACCCAATTCGCATCGACGACCCACGGGATTCGCGCGTCGCCGCCTATCTCGATATCCGCGAACGCGATCTTGCCGGCCGGCAAGGCCGTTTCGTCGCCGAAGGCAAAGTGGTTCTCGACCTGCTTCTATCGTCCGGCCGCTTCGGCGCCGAATCCGTCCTTGTCCTGGAAAACCGGCTCGGCGGCCTGAACGACATCCTGCACAAGGCGCCGGCGGACCTGCCGGTCTACGTCGTCGCCTCAGCGGTGATGGACGCGATCGCCGGCTTCCACATGCATCGCGGCATCCTGGCCATCGGCCGTAAGGAGACGCCGCAAGCGGCCGCGCCGTTGCTGGATGCCTTGCCCGACCAGGCTCTGGTGGTGGTGCTCGTCGGCATCGCCAACCACGACAATATGGGCGCGATCTTCCGCAATGCCGCCGCCTTCGGCGCCGATGCGGTGCTGATGGACGCGACATGCTGCGATCCGCTGTACCGCAAGGCGATCCGCGTTTCGGTCGGCGCCGCGCTCAAGATCCCGTTTGCGTCCTTCGCCGACACGTCAGACTTTACCGCGATGCTCGCCGAACGGCGCTTTGAACAATTCGCCCTGTCGCCGCGCGGACGCATCGACATCCGCGATGCAAGGCCCGCCGAGCGCCTGGCGCTCTATCTCGGCACCGAGGGCGAAGGCCTGCCCGAAAGCCTGCTTGCGCGCCTGCAAACCGTGCGGATCACCATGTCGAAAGGCTTCGACAGCCTGAACGTCGCCGCAGCGTCAGCCATCGCGCTGCACCACTTCTCGCATCGTTAA
- a CDS encoding tetratricopeptide repeat protein, giving the protein MQHATPAAPAVRETLERLLASETFGRSERARKLIRYLVEREQAGEADRLKGFSIAMDVFGKDGDFDPSTDAVVRVQAGRLRELLQQYFANEGIAEPVRIAIPRGGYVPAYELNAIRLPEAAKPAEQPPAASAPAEHPAAAEDAVAPAASPAQAATPVPSVARHLRFFWMAIAVVIAMLGVLILRQGSGALLAGGDLPATFESAGLTSGIAPSPVSEALPLVYIAVKASGADASRVAASLRAGLSGFDTIDFIGRDTVDKTDPVTSATSFMFDVLPGPGAGEITVELQSVATGRVLLSRNLTAADSAPSAVEDRIAGILSSALPASGTIYNYIEQSGIQNGLTQCLLLNGKYYLDQNARTHEAAYRCLETLAENGAKSSLVYSELASLHLEAVNDHYAYPPDATIEKAITFAHRAVQMGPTSPYAHRSYGYINSRLGNADEALRWMRKAYDLNPYDVAMAAAYGYGLVFAGRYAEGTPLLAHAVDASSGHPTWWDFGLFAGEFMLGDTDKAAIASSALRTTATKSHYLAARLIGARISGQDSLAGKLLDELTTKFPKFAANPRATFIDRKYPADLTEKLIGALRAAGLGNAS; this is encoded by the coding sequence TTGCAGCATGCCACGCCTGCCGCCCCCGCAGTGCGCGAGACACTGGAGCGACTGCTTGCCAGCGAAACGTTCGGAAGATCCGAGCGCGCGCGCAAACTGATCCGTTATCTCGTCGAGCGCGAGCAGGCCGGCGAAGCCGACAGGCTCAAGGGCTTTTCCATCGCCATGGACGTCTTCGGCAAGGACGGCGATTTCGATCCGTCGACCGATGCCGTCGTGCGGGTGCAGGCAGGCAGGCTGCGCGAATTGCTGCAGCAGTATTTCGCCAATGAAGGCATCGCCGAGCCTGTCCGCATCGCCATTCCACGCGGCGGCTACGTGCCGGCCTATGAACTCAACGCGATCCGTCTGCCGGAAGCGGCCAAACCCGCCGAGCAGCCGCCAGCGGCATCGGCTCCGGCCGAGCACCCTGCCGCTGCCGAGGATGCTGTTGCGCCCGCTGCATCGCCGGCGCAGGCGGCAACCCCCGTGCCCTCGGTGGCGCGCCATCTCAGGTTCTTCTGGATGGCGATCGCCGTAGTCATCGCCATGCTCGGCGTCCTGATCCTGCGCCAGGGCAGCGGCGCATTGCTGGCCGGCGGCGATCTGCCGGCCACGTTCGAGAGCGCCGGTCTGACCAGCGGCATTGCGCCGTCCCCTGTCAGCGAGGCCTTGCCGCTTGTCTACATCGCCGTCAAGGCCAGCGGCGCCGACGCCAGCCGCGTCGCCGCGTCGTTGCGCGCCGGGCTGAGTGGCTTCGACACGATCGACTTCATCGGTCGCGACACCGTCGACAAGACCGATCCGGTCACAAGTGCGACGAGCTTCATGTTCGATGTCCTGCCTGGACCGGGCGCGGGCGAGATCACCGTCGAACTGCAGAGCGTGGCGACCGGACGTGTGCTTTTGTCGCGCAACCTGACCGCTGCCGACAGCGCGCCATCGGCCGTCGAAGACCGTATCGCGGGCATCCTGAGTTCCGCGCTGCCCGCGTCCGGCACGATCTACAACTATATCGAGCAGAGCGGCATTCAGAACGGCCTGACGCAGTGCCTGCTGCTCAACGGCAAATACTATCTCGACCAGAACGCCAGAACCCATGAGGCCGCCTATCGCTGCCTGGAAACCCTGGCCGAGAACGGCGCAAAATCGTCGCTTGTTTATTCCGAACTCGCCTCGTTGCACCTTGAAGCCGTGAACGACCACTACGCCTATCCGCCGGATGCGACGATCGAAAAGGCGATCACATTCGCCCATCGCGCCGTGCAGATGGGCCCGACCAGTCCCTACGCGCATCGTTCCTACGGCTACATCAATTCGCGTCTTGGCAATGCCGACGAAGCGCTGCGCTGGATGCGCAAGGCCTATGACCTCAACCCCTATGACGTCGCCATGGCGGCCGCCTATGGTTATGGGCTGGTCTTCGCCGGCCGTTACGCCGAGGGAACACCCCTTCTGGCCCATGCGGTGGATGCCTCCAGCGGCCATCCGACATGGTGGGATTTCGGGCTTTTCGCAGGCGAATTCATGCTCGGCGACACCGACAAGGCCGCGATCGCCAGCTCCGCCCTGAGAACCACCGCGACGAAATCGCACTATCTTGCCGCGCGGCTGATCGGCGCCAGGATCTCCGGCCAGGACAGTCTGGCAGGCAAGCTGCTCGATGAACTCACCACCAAATTCCCGAAATTCGCCGCCAATCCGCGCGCGACTTTCATCGACCGAAAATATCCGGCCGATCTGACCGAGAAGCTGATCGGCGCCTTGCGCGCCGCCGGGCTCGGCAACGCCAGCTGA
- a CDS encoding ABZJ_00895 family protein, whose product MDVEQVKSVSVWPYVGFYSLMMVGLTVVFIGVAMVFPSLPDSFGHASGFAITFGSTSFASYKFINRNLRLFNRDEYWKITLFSSLVSCLLSLMLVGLAVAGGAMPGSNTMPALVWVFVLLFAGLMVFALNALGYSSRMGKNFLKAELARQARVNAETFR is encoded by the coding sequence ATGGATGTCGAACAAGTAAAATCAGTGAGCGTCTGGCCCTATGTCGGCTTTTATAGTCTTATGATGGTGGGCTTGACCGTTGTGTTTATCGGCGTGGCGATGGTCTTTCCTTCGCTGCCGGACAGTTTCGGCCATGCAAGCGGCTTCGCCATCACGTTTGGTTCGACCTCTTTCGCCTCCTACAAATTCATCAACAGGAACCTTCGGCTTTTCAATCGAGACGAATATTGGAAGATAACGCTGTTTTCGTCTCTGGTCTCGTGCCTGCTTTCACTGATGCTCGTCGGCCTTGCTGTTGCGGGCGGCGCCATGCCGGGAAGCAATACCATGCCTGCTCTCGTCTGGGTTTTCGTCCTGCTGTTTGCCGGGCTCATGGTTTTCGCTCTCAACGCCCTGGGCTACTCGAGCCGCATGGGCAAGAATTTCCTGAAAGCGGAGCTTGCCAGACAGGCTCGCGTGAATGCCGAGACCTTCCGGTAA
- a CDS encoding 3-hydroxyacyl-CoA dehydrogenase, with the protein MNPNGQIAIVTGGGSGLGEATARALAAKGARVAIFDVGIDRAAKVAAEIGGIAVQCDVSSADSGTAALAETASRLGEPRLLVNCAGIAIGVKTVGKDGPHPLDQYRKVIEVNLIGTFNMIRLVADRAARLEPLLGGERGVIVNTASVAAYDGQIGQAAYSASKGGVVGMTLPVARDLARSGIRVCTIAPGIFKTPMMAGMPQEVQDSLGAAVPFPSRLGEPSEYAALALHIIENQMLNGETIRLDGAIRMAPK; encoded by the coding sequence ATGAACCCCAACGGCCAGATCGCGATCGTCACCGGCGGCGGCTCCGGCCTTGGCGAGGCAACGGCGCGTGCGCTTGCCGCCAAGGGCGCCCGCGTCGCCATCTTCGATGTCGGCATCGACCGCGCCGCCAAGGTCGCGGCCGAAATCGGCGGCATTGCCGTCCAATGCGACGTCAGTAGCGCCGACAGCGGCACCGCGGCCCTCGCCGAGACGGCGAGCAGGCTGGGCGAGCCGCGCCTGCTGGTCAATTGCGCCGGCATCGCCATTGGCGTGAAGACGGTCGGCAAGGACGGGCCGCATCCGCTCGATCAATACCGCAAGGTGATCGAAGTCAATCTGATCGGCACCTTCAACATGATCCGCCTGGTCGCCGACCGCGCCGCCAGGCTCGAGCCGCTGTTGGGCGGCGAGCGTGGCGTCATCGTCAACACCGCTTCGGTCGCCGCCTATGACGGCCAGATCGGCCAGGCCGCCTATTCCGCCTCGAAGGGGGGCGTGGTCGGCATGACGCTGCCGGTGGCGCGCGACCTTGCCCGTTCCGGCATCCGCGTCTGCACCATCGCACCCGGCATCTTCAAGACACCGATGATGGCCGGCATGCCGCAGGAGGTGCAGGATTCGCTGGGCGCCGCCGTTCCCTTCCCGTCCCGCCTCGGTGAACCATCCGAATATGCGGCACTTGCCCTGCACATCATCGAAAACCAGATGCTGAACGGCGAAACCATCCGCCTCGACGGCGCCATCCGCATGGCGCCGAAGTAG
- a CDS encoding DUF1134 domain-containing protein, whose translation MAITLMGVLVFSTSALRAQEYTAQEIIDSGHKFFGATSGGLATVVEKIFASYGLPNGYLLGEEGSGALIGGLTYGEGTLYTKNAGDHKVFWQGPSLGWDFGGEGSRVMMLVYNLDDVSNLYNRYGGVAGSAYVVAGVGFNVLKNNNVLLVPIRTGVGARLGVNLGYLKLTERATWNPF comes from the coding sequence ATGGCGATCACGCTCATGGGCGTCCTCGTCTTCTCGACCTCAGCCCTGCGGGCCCAGGAATACACCGCTCAGGAGATTATCGATTCCGGTCACAAGTTCTTCGGCGCGACATCGGGTGGGCTCGCCACCGTCGTCGAGAAGATCTTCGCCTCTTACGGCCTGCCCAATGGCTATCTACTGGGTGAGGAGGGTTCGGGCGCGCTGATCGGCGGCCTGACCTACGGCGAAGGCACGCTCTACACCAAGAATGCCGGCGACCACAAAGTGTTCTGGCAAGGCCCGTCGCTGGGCTGGGATTTCGGCGGCGAGGGGTCCCGGGTGATGATGCTGGTCTACAATCTCGACGATGTCAGCAACCTCTACAACCGCTATGGCGGCGTCGCCGGTTCGGCCTATGTGGTGGCGGGTGTCGGTTTCAATGTGCTGAAGAACAACAATGTGCTTCTGGTGCCGATCCGCACCGGCGTCGGCGCCCGGCTCGGCGTCAATCTCGGCTATCTGAAACTGACCGAGCGGGCGACCTGGAATCCGTTCTAA
- the chpT gene encoding histidine phosphotransferase ChpT, translating to MADLFTLSAPDLAALLCSRVCHDIISPVGAINNGLELLDEGGADEDAMRLIRQSAKNASARLQFARIAFGAAGSAGMLIDTGDAEAVAIAFLKNEKPELTWNGARALLPKNKVKLLLNLILVANAAIPRGGKLVVTLENLETEPRISLSASGPMLRVPPKFLELHSGHKPEEPIDAHSVQPYYTLLLAREAGMTISIHATAEEIVLSAA from the coding sequence ATGGCCGATCTGTTCACCCTTTCCGCGCCTGACCTCGCGGCGCTTCTGTGCAGCCGCGTCTGCCACGACATCATCTCGCCGGTCGGCGCGATCAACAACGGGCTTGAACTGCTTGACGAGGGCGGCGCCGACGAGGATGCCATGCGCCTCATCCGCCAGAGCGCCAAGAACGCCTCGGCCCGGTTGCAGTTCGCCCGCATCGCCTTCGGCGCGGCAGGCTCCGCCGGCATGCTGATCGACACCGGCGACGCCGAAGCGGTGGCAATCGCCTTCCTCAAGAACGAGAAGCCGGAACTGACCTGGAACGGGGCACGCGCGCTGCTGCCCAAGAACAAGGTCAAGCTGCTGCTCAACCTGATCCTGGTCGCCAACGCCGCCATTCCGCGCGGCGGCAAGCTGGTCGTCACCCTCGAGAATCTCGAAACCGAGCCGCGCATTTCCCTTTCGGCAAGCGGCCCGATGCTGCGCGTGCCGCCGAAATTCCTCGAACTGCATTCCGGCCACAAGCCGGAAGAGCCGATCGACGCGCATTCGGTGCAGCCCTACTACACGCTGCTGCTGGCCCGCGAGGCCGGCATGACGATATCGATCCACGCGACCGCGGAAGAAATCGTGCTTTCGGCAGCCTGA
- a CDS encoding metallophosphoesterase family protein gives MFRLAHISDVHLGPLPDVSYRDLASKRVLGYVNWQRNRRRHMHDAVIDAITADIKAQNPDHLAVTGDLVNLALDGEIEMAKHWLETLGSPHDVSVVPGNHDAYVPGAFDKVCRSWAAWMSGDGVNTPVDRNAFPYLRVRGDVALIGVSTARATAPFMANGFFMEGQAERLGKILRDTGGQGLFRAIMIHHPPVRGAVSQHKRLFGIARFHKVIRKNGAELILHGHSHLPSLFQIGPRGTKVPVVGVAAAGQAPGGKHPAAQYNLFDIDGEKGNWRIRLTRRGLTGPAIPPADLQTMELGVEASAAMAAG, from the coding sequence ATGTTCAGGCTCGCGCATATTTCCGATGTCCATCTGGGGCCGCTCCCCGATGTATCCTATCGCGATCTCGCCTCCAAGCGCGTGCTCGGCTACGTCAACTGGCAACGCAATCGCCGGCGTCACATGCATGACGCGGTCATCGACGCCATCACCGCCGACATCAAGGCGCAGAACCCGGACCACCTCGCCGTCACCGGCGACCTCGTCAATCTGGCGCTCGACGGCGAGATCGAGATGGCCAAGCACTGGCTGGAGACGCTGGGATCGCCGCATGATGTTTCCGTGGTTCCGGGAAACCACGATGCCTACGTGCCAGGCGCGTTCGACAAGGTCTGCCGCTCATGGGCGGCCTGGATGAGCGGCGACGGCGTCAACACGCCGGTCGACCGCAACGCGTTTCCCTATCTGCGCGTGCGCGGCGATGTCGCGCTGATCGGCGTCTCGACGGCGCGCGCCACGGCGCCCTTCATGGCCAATGGTTTTTTCATGGAAGGGCAGGCGGAGCGGCTCGGCAAGATCCTGCGAGACACAGGCGGGCAGGGCCTGTTTCGCGCTATCATGATCCACCATCCGCCGGTGCGCGGCGCCGTCTCGCAGCACAAGCGGCTGTTCGGCATCGCCCGCTTCCATAAGGTCATTCGCAAGAACGGTGCGGAACTCATCCTGCACGGTCATTCGCATCTGCCGTCGCTGTTCCAGATCGGGCCGCGCGGCACCAAGGTTCCGGTGGTCGGCGTCGCCGCCGCCGGCCAGGCGCCGGGCGGCAAGCATCCGGCGGCCCAGTACAATCTGTTCGATATCGATGGCGAAAAGGGCAATTGGCGCATCCGCCTGACGCGGCGCGGCCTGACCGGGCCGGCTATACCGCCAGCCGATCTGCAGACGATGGAACTGGGTGTGGAGGCCAGCGCTGCTATGGCCGCAGGCTGA
- a CDS encoding ArsR/SmtB family transcription factor encodes MVSTKLIANAESAAEFLMLMGNEKRLLIMSYLIDGEMSVGAIADKVMLSQSALSQHLAKLRALDLVETRRDRQMIYYSCKSDAVRELLVVLDGIFGTGKEDLSQMAQRLRRAGT; translated from the coding sequence ATGGTCTCGACAAAGCTAATCGCCAACGCCGAATCTGCTGCCGAATTTTTGATGCTCATGGGCAACGAAAAGCGGCTTCTGATTATGAGCTATCTGATCGACGGTGAAATGTCGGTCGGCGCCATCGCCGACAAGGTGATGCTCAGCCAGTCCGCGCTCTCGCAGCATCTGGCCAAGCTGAGGGCGCTTGACCTCGTGGAAACCCGCCGCGACCGCCAGATGATCTACTACTCCTGCAAGTCCGACGCAGTGCGCGAACTGCTTGTCGTGCTGGATGGTATTTTCGGCACCGGCAAGGAGGATCTGTCCCAGATGGCGCAGAGGTTGCGCCGCGCCGGGACTTGA
- a CDS encoding NUDIX domain-containing protein, with the protein MANPEDTFRQTGWPGLRARLFHLYFVLRRPMTLGVRGLVHDTATNSVFLIRHTYVPGWQLPGGGVEVGETLAEALARELAEEGNIALTAPAALKSMHFNRRSSRRDHVGFYLIEQFSQTTPKLPDHEIAEAGFFPLDRLPRDTTPATLRRIAEVFGEEPPSPYW; encoded by the coding sequence ATGGCAAACCCGGAAGACACCTTCCGCCAGACCGGCTGGCCGGGTTTGCGGGCCCGGCTGTTCCATCTTTATTTCGTGCTGCGGCGGCCAATGACCCTCGGCGTGCGCGGCCTCGTCCATGACACCGCGACGAATTCCGTCTTCCTCATCCGCCACACCTATGTGCCCGGCTGGCAGCTTCCCGGCGGCGGCGTCGAGGTCGGAGAAACGCTGGCCGAGGCGCTGGCGCGCGAACTCGCCGAGGAAGGCAACATCGCGCTGACCGCCCCCGCGGCGCTGAAGTCGATGCACTTCAACCGTCGCTCCAGCCGACGCGACCATGTCGGCTTCTATCTCATCGAGCAGTTCAGTCAGACCACGCCGAAGCTGCCCGACCACGAGATCGCCGAGGCCGGCTTCTTCCCGCTGGATCGCTTGCCCAGGGACACGACGCCGGCAACGCTGCGGCGCATCGCCGAGGTTTTTGGCGAGGAACCCCCGTCGCCCTATTGGTAA
- a CDS encoding alpha/beta fold hydrolase has translation MISSLHAAEQGAGSKTIVLLHGFGGCSDVWRDVIAPLSAAARTLAYDLPGHGLSLDFPEAGPAKVAARAVLADLATRAVKRIHLVGHSMGGAVAALMAMAAPEKVASLTLLAPGGFGPEINGPLLRRYAGARDLAEIRACLGAMSGPASAPSPHIAEMLFQMRQRPGQSEKLVEIAAVMTRDDRQGVIPREQLDRLTMPVMVVWGSDDAVLPFTHADDLPARFHVHHVLEAGHMLIEEAPDLIASIIRRNMNRRARPVRPNLAAAAS, from the coding sequence ATGATCTCATCGCTCCATGCTGCCGAACAGGGTGCCGGCTCGAAGACAATCGTCCTGCTGCACGGTTTTGGCGGTTGCTCCGACGTCTGGCGCGACGTGATCGCCCCGCTCTCTGCTGCCGCGCGCACCCTTGCCTATGATCTGCCGGGGCATGGCCTGTCGCTCGACTTTCCCGAGGCCGGGCCTGCAAAGGTCGCGGCAAGAGCTGTGCTTGCTGACCTCGCGACCCGCGCGGTCAAGCGGATCCATCTCGTTGGCCATTCGATGGGTGGAGCGGTGGCGGCCTTGATGGCTATGGCCGCGCCGGAGAAAGTGGCCTCGCTGACGCTTCTGGCGCCCGGCGGTTTTGGCCCGGAGATCAACGGCCCCTTGCTGCGCCGCTATGCCGGGGCGCGGGATCTTGCCGAGATCCGCGCCTGCCTTGGCGCGATGTCAGGGCCTGCCAGCGCGCCTTCGCCACACATCGCCGAAATGCTGTTCCAAATGCGCCAGCGGCCCGGACAATCGGAAAAACTCGTCGAGATCGCCGCCGTCATGACCAGGGACGACCGGCAAGGTGTTATCCCGCGCGAGCAGTTGGACAGGCTGACCATGCCGGTGATGGTGGTGTGGGGCAGTGATGACGCGGTGCTGCCCTTCACCCATGCGGATGACCTGCCGGCGCGCTTTCATGTGCATCATGTGCTGGAGGCCGGCCATATGCTGATCGAGGAAGCACCCGACCTGATCGCCAGCATCATCCGGCGCAATATGAACCGCCGCGCCAGACCCGTTCGCCCCAACCTCGCCGCCGCGGCCAGTTGA
- a CDS encoding glutathione S-transferase family protein, translated as MGLLVEGRWQDRWYDTADNGGRFVRTQSQWRDWVTVDGAPAEGRTRGFKAEPGRYHLYVSLACPWAHRTLIFRALKGLEDIISVSVVHHFMGANGWTFLAEDGATGDTLYGLDFLHQIYAKADPGYSGRVTVPVLWDKKEQTIVSNESSEIIRMLNSAFDAWGDASLDFYPEHLRSQIDRINALVYPAVNNGVYRAGFATTQRAYEEAFGELFSALDRLEERLSKQRYLVGDRITEADWRLFTTLVRFDPVYVGHFKCNLRRIADYPNLSNYLRDLYQVPGVAATVNLHHIKAHYYGSHETINPTRIVPVGPELDYGAPHDREQFAI; from the coding sequence ATGGGATTGCTGGTCGAAGGCCGATGGCAGGATCGCTGGTATGATACGGCGGACAATGGCGGCAGGTTCGTGCGGACGCAGTCGCAGTGGCGCGACTGGGTCACCGTTGATGGAGCACCGGCCGAAGGCCGGACGCGCGGCTTCAAGGCCGAGCCCGGGCGCTACCATCTCTATGTCTCGCTCGCCTGTCCCTGGGCGCACCGGACGCTGATCTTTCGCGCGCTGAAGGGGCTGGAAGACATCATCTCCGTCTCGGTCGTGCATCATTTCATGGGCGCCAACGGCTGGACGTTCCTGGCCGAGGACGGCGCCACGGGCGACACGCTTTACGGGCTGGATTTCCTGCATCAGATCTATGCCAAGGCCGATCCCGGCTATTCCGGCCGGGTGACGGTGCCGGTGCTTTGGGACAAGAAGGAGCAGACCATCGTCTCCAACGAGTCTTCCGAGATCATCCGGATGCTCAATTCGGCGTTCGACGCATGGGGCGATGCAAGCCTCGACTTCTATCCCGAGCACCTGCGCAGCCAGATCGATCGTATCAACGCGCTGGTCTATCCCGCGGTCAACAACGGCGTCTACCGCGCCGGCTTCGCCACCACGCAGCGTGCCTATGAGGAGGCGTTCGGCGAATTGTTCTCGGCGCTGGACAGGCTGGAGGAGCGGCTGTCAAAACAGCGCTATCTCGTCGGCGACCGCATCACCGAGGCCGACTGGCGGCTGTTCACCACGCTGGTGCGCTTCGATCCGGTCTATGTGGGCCATTTCAAGTGCAATCTGCGGCGCATCGCCGACTATCCGAACCTGTCGAACTATCTGCGCGACCTCTATCAGGTGCCTGGTGTCGCCGCGACCGTGAACCTGCATCACATCAAGGCGCATTATTACGGCAGCCACGAGACGATCAATCCGACGCGGATCGTGCCGGTCGGGCCGGAACTGGACTATGGCGCGCCGCATGACCGGGAGCAGTTCGCGATCTGA
- a CDS encoding HugZ family pyridoxamine 5'-phosphate oxidase: MDDRKKDVIRQTDAEAIRLAKTLLRSARFGALAVLEPQTGSPLASRVGVATDIDGAPLILVSMLSAHTPAMLADPRCSLLLGEPGKGDPLAHPRLSLICQASRLERGSEAHARAQRRYLNRNPKASLYAGLGDFSIFRLEPQRASLNGGFGKAYLLDRSDLVSVGPIVEELAASEQPAVEHMNANHLDAIAVYAHYYAGAYGDGWSIAGLDADGMDLLSGDNVCRVFFPQPLVAARELRPVLVEMARAGRAAGQTNNET; the protein is encoded by the coding sequence TTGGACGATCGAAAGAAGGACGTGATCCGCCAGACCGACGCCGAGGCGATCCGGTTGGCGAAGACGCTTCTGCGCAGCGCTCGCTTCGGCGCCCTGGCGGTGCTGGAACCGCAGACCGGGTCACCGCTGGCGAGCCGGGTTGGTGTCGCCACCGACATCGACGGCGCGCCGCTGATCCTGGTTTCGATGCTCTCGGCGCACACGCCCGCCATGCTTGCCGATCCACGCTGTTCCCTCCTGCTCGGCGAGCCCGGCAAGGGCGACCCGCTGGCGCATCCGCGCCTGTCGCTGATCTGCCAGGCATCGCGGCTCGAGCGTGGCTCTGAGGCGCATGCTCGTGCCCAGCGCCGCTATCTCAACCGCAATCCGAAGGCGAGCCTCTATGCCGGGCTCGGCGACTTCTCGATCTTTCGCCTCGAGCCACAGCGCGCCAGCCTCAATGGCGGCTTCGGCAAGGCCTATCTGCTCGATCGCTCCGATCTCGTCTCCGTCGGCCCCATCGTGGAAGAGCTTGCGGCGAGCGAACAACCCGCCGTCGAGCACATGAACGCGAACCATCTGGACGCGATCGCCGTTTACGCGCATTATTACGCTGGGGCATATGGTGATGGCTGGAGCATCGCCGGGTTGGACGCCGACGGCATGGATCTGCTGTCGGGAGACAATGTTTGCCGGGTATTCTTTCCACAACCTCTGGTAGCGGCACGGGAATTGCGGCCCGTTCTGGTCGAAATGGCTAGGGCCGGCCGAGCCGCTGGGCAGACAAATAATGAAACTTAA
- a CDS encoding response regulator, which yields MKRCMFVDDSSVIRKVAKRILGGSDMVVIEAASGLDALEMCAADMPDIIVVDGALPDVQAVDLIRRVRAMESPIRPQILISLVELDIASIMRAKRAGAQGYLLKPFNRPQLLERFRNLKIAA from the coding sequence ATGAAACGCTGCATGTTCGTCGACGATTCAAGCGTCATCAGGAAGGTTGCAAAACGCATCCTGGGCGGTTCCGACATGGTGGTCATCGAAGCAGCCAGCGGGCTTGACGCACTGGAGATGTGCGCCGCCGACATGCCCGACATCATCGTCGTCGACGGTGCCCTGCCGGACGTGCAGGCGGTTGACCTCATCCGCCGCGTGCGCGCCATGGAAAGCCCGATACGGCCGCAGATCCTGATCTCGCTGGTCGAGCTCGACATCGCCTCGATAATGCGAGCCAAACGCGCCGGCGCCCAGGGCTATCTCCTGAAGCCGTTCAATCGCCCGCAACTGCTCGAGCGCTTTCGCAACCTGAAAATCGCCGCCTGA
- a CDS encoding GNAT family N-acetyltransferase has product MSLADVKYLPETPAHDPEIEAINDEAFGPGRFVLAAYKIREAGGHERALSYVAVDGDLVVASVRMTRIAAGAGRALMLGPLAVRPAFKNLGIGRRLVAIALEAAAKVGAPAVILVGDEPYYGPLGFKRIPRGQISMPRPVDLDRLLSHEITPGAVARLTGEVGHASQARIAEHV; this is encoded by the coding sequence ATGAGCCTTGCCGACGTGAAATACCTGCCGGAAACTCCGGCGCACGACCCTGAAATCGAAGCCATCAATGACGAGGCCTTCGGGCCCGGCCGCTTCGTGCTGGCCGCCTACAAGATCCGCGAAGCCGGCGGCCACGAGCGCGCGCTGTCCTATGTAGCGGTCGACGGCGATCTCGTCGTCGCCTCGGTGCGCATGACCCGCATCGCCGCCGGCGCCGGCCGCGCGTTGATGCTCGGACCGCTCGCCGTGCGGCCGGCCTTCAAGAATCTCGGCATCGGCCGCCGGCTGGTGGCGATCGCGCTCGAAGCGGCGGCAAAGGTCGGCGCGCCGGCCGTCATACTGGTCGGCGACGAGCCCTATTACGGGCCGCTCGGTTTCAAGCGCATCCCGCGCGGCCAGATCTCGATGCCGCGCCCTGTCGATCTAGACCGCCTTTTGTCGCACGAGATCACGCCGGGCGCGGTCGCCAGGCTCACGGGCGAGGTTGGCCATGCCAGCCAGGCCAGGATCGCCGAGCACGTCTAG